From the Helianthus annuus cultivar XRQ/B chromosome 17, HanXRQr2.0-SUNRISE, whole genome shotgun sequence genome, the window TTCATCCCAAAATTTTGGATAATGATGTTGTTAGTCAGGTGGCATTTGTTTCTTACATTTATTCCACAAATTTACCAAAATTAGAAATGTGTAGTCCGGAAACTGAAAATAAACTTTCTGTAACTGGGTATTATTTGAAATACGGTAACCACTTGTATATTGAGTGTTTAGTTTGTCCTTTGTCCTAATTGTTGCATACAATTAAATTGCAGCTTCTGGATCCAAAAAAGAAGACACGTTCGTAGTAGTTTAGCATACAGAACGACAAAAGCAACCGGCAGACTAACAATGACACAAGAATCCTGAAATTCTGGCCTAATCAATAGATAACCGACATATATGGATTCCAGGCATGGTAAAGTTAGAATGAATGTAGAAGGTGATCGACTAAGCAACTTGCCAGACGATCTTATCCATAAAATCCTCTCTTTTATTGACGTTAAACATGCAATTCAAACAAGTGCTTTGTCATCTAGATGGAGGTATATCTGGACTTCAATGCCCTGTATCGATTTCTCAAGTGAGGGTTTCTATATGCTGTCTAATTTCTCCAAATTTGTTACACATCTTCTGCCTAGCCGAAATAATCAAATAGATGTGTCTTCCGTAAAACTCACTTTTCATGGAAACGATAGCCATGCCCATGGAAATGATATCCAGGTGCCGGTCAAAAAACTTTTGGACTATGCATTCTCCCACAATGTCCAACAACTGAATATTTCTTGCCTGCGTGTAAAGAAAATCGAATTTCCTTGTTCGCTTTTTAGTTCTCAGTCTCTCAAACATCTCACTTTGACTGGCTATAGTTACAAACATTTCATCCTGACCCCACCCACTTGGGAGTTGCCGGCTTTAGCAACATTAAATCTCTGTTGTGTCACGTTCTATGATGACTGTAGTGACAAGCGtgttggtcttttctccaactgtGCGAACTTGAAGAATCTCACCTTAAAGAATGTTACACTGGTCGGCTTGAATGAATTCGTTATATGCCATCCTGGACTATCAAGTCTAACACTCGAAGATGGATCTGAGCATGTCAATGTGGTTACACCTCAACTCAAGAATCTCGTTATAAAATATTGGCAACGGATACATCTGATTTCCGCACCCAACCTTTCCTCCTTGCATTATGAACATCATTATTATATTTTGGACATTTCGGCAGACCTTCCCCATTTGGAGAAGGTGGATATACGTATTCTTAATCTCTATGTAGATTTGGCAAATTATCATAAAATGGTGCCTCTCCTTCAACGGGTTCATAGTGTCAAATTTCTTACACTGAACTCGGAAATTATCGAGGTATGCTGGTTGGTATTTGTCCTTAATCTTATCTTTCGACTTTCACATCTAAAAAGATTTTCAATATAAAAACGGAAATACTCTTCGGATATATTGTGAACAACATTTACACGTGTCAACCATTTCCATTTGACAcgtgctatccttatgtaatttgccctgatgattggaatgaaaaTAGCAGAttgattagaaaaaaaaaaaaaaagaaaaaaaaattgactaCTCTACTTACATGACAATTAAGTAACACTACTCAAAAAAATAGACTTACGATCATGAGATTGCATTAATGtcttgtaagttttttttttttttcagtttcttTCTTCATCCGCGGAACTAATCTCAAATCAACCTTCTCCATTTGCCAACTTAAAGAGTGTAAAGATTTATCCTTTTAGTGTTAGCGAGGAGGATGAACCCGAACCAAATGGAACTATGTCTACTGAAGTAAAAAACTATTTTCTAGATCGTTCTCTAGGTGCGACCCTCACAATGGTTTCACATGAGGTATACCGTATATATGTACACCATGAAGTATTCTCTTATCTTCCCATACATGTTACTTATTGATCTGATTACCCTAAGTTCTTTTTCAAGTAGAGTCTATATGCTCTAAAGTGAACCATCATTTGATAGTTGAAAACACCTTCTGCAGGAGATTATAGCTGCGATGAACGTTGTATCAGCACACAAGCTTATGAGAAAATTGCAGGTGATGTTAGATCAGTTGAAAGAAAATAGTGAAACAGACACGACTGATATGGAGCAAGTGGAAGTTGAGAACCATAGGGCACACCAAGACATGAAAGTGAAATGGCAATTTGGGGTAAGAATGGCACATATCAAGAGCTATTGGAAAGATCTGAATGAGCAGATGGAGAACGGTTATAAAACTACTGGTTGCATATGTTCAATGTTGCATAGGATTAAAGGAGTACTGAGAAAGCTAAGCTGCAAACAAGGTTTTCTGGTTTGTGTCTGGAGGCTGACACACTCATGGATGATATGATGGATCGTATGAAGGACCAATGTGATAAGAAACCGAGACGTTTGAATGTCTACTTTCATTAACTTACTACAACATCACAGCCGCCTTCTTGACAAATTGTAAGTTCTTAATTTTGCATATACTCGCATCTGAATCTGATAATTCTCGCAAAGCTGTAAGtatttgaaaattaaaaatgttAAGTATAACCAAAAGGCTTGGTTGGTTGGATGTTAAGTGCATTATCTGATTTTTAGATTCAAATCTAACCTTCAGTTTTCCTATATTAAGTAGCCAGCAGTGGCGGACCTAGAAATTTTTTGTtgggggtgcggatgaggtgttcaaccatatttttaAGGGGTGCGGTCgagttttttgcctaaaatatacactaaatgtttttttttttcaaggggtgcggccgcccaccctggCCAAAGGCTAGGTCCGCCCATGATAGCCAGTTTACGTATCGGACCCTTGAACTTTAAGCTTCTGATAATGGCCAAACAACCTCTGAAGTTATGTAACACTTGTGTTTTAATCATTATataattttcaagttttcaaattatccatttttttgtttctataaaaTACTACCATCCTTTAAGGGAATAtccattattattattgttattaattaGCATAAATTGTGATTACTGTTGCTAGGTATATATTAATTAGAATATTATAGGAGTTATCTtagttttaaatttaaataaagcGCCCCTAGGCATGAGGTGGTTCAACGCTTCTAAACACATGAGGCGACATGCGTACATGAGGTGCACGACTCAGGAGCGTCTCCTATACAAGAGTAGAATGTGTGCTCTTAGGTTGTACATATAGCTTTTTAGGTTGTATATAGTGGGTATTCATAAATTAAATGCATATAGAGATTTTACTATCTGAATTTTACGTACACGACCCAATAAAAACTTATATAATGTATTATACAATTATCTTGTGCCATGCCGCCCTTGTATGCTTATTGCTTAATGCATTCAGTTTGCACTTCGGCTCTGGGAACCCAATCTCCTGACTTACGAATAACGAAATTATTACTATTTTGTAAGAGTTGTACTTTTAATCCGTTAATGGTTTTTATTTTCAGGCTCCGTCTCCTTTTGGGATGCTGAAGTTTATATTTCTTGTGCTTATTGATTTGATGGTTCAAGAATATGTTTATTTTGTACTTCGAATGTCTTTGTCATGTAATATCGCCAAATATGTTGAAAGGCTTAAAGATTTTTGTAGTTATGTTTACATTTCATGCCCCAGACTTTGCGTTAAATTTTCAACACCCTGATTCAGCATGGTAAACTCCATTGGAACCACTTTTTTTCTCTTTTGGATGGTTCATTACAGTGGCGAAGCTTGGAAAAaaagtttgggggggggggggggaaggcACCAGACCTAAAAAAAATTTTCTATGTTCGGGTCGGACGTCGGtgattcgattcgggtcgggtcaaacgctaatatcaaataaaaaatgtTCTCAAACATTAAAACTTAAACATTGTTCTCAAACATTAAAACTTAAAAAATGTGCGTGCGACTGGTTATGCTCGTATTCCACCAGGACTGAATTtgggtttattttttttttggatggTGGGCTTTTATTTTGGGCTTGTATGATTTTGGTGTATAATAAATTGATTTGGGCTAATTAAGTATTTTATTTGGGCTACATAATAGAAAACCGGGGGTCGAATAcgtatatacaaaaaaaaaattataaaaccgagGGGGTCGAACACGTatatacataattttttttttaaatttggggGGGTGAAAACGTATAtccctaaaaatttctatacgaaaaacACATACGTAACAATACTaaccgaaaagttcgggggggcgGGCGCCCCCTCCCCGCCCCTTACATGCTGCGcccttggttcattagatatccccttattaggctatagggtgtggtcatgaccctcatgaccaccatgaccctccatgttagtgccatgtaactaatctttaatccaccatccaaaaccactaccctaagggtatgATCATGACACAAACCATTAGCCCCTTATTTATTATCTTtgtctaaacaaaaaggaaatgatttgttgaaaaatggaaaggaggaccatggttgccatggttttatccatgcaaaccatgatggatcaatcaagg encodes:
- the LOC110921579 gene encoding F-box protein At4g09920, with protein sequence MDSRHGKVRMNVEGDRLSNLPDDLIHKILSFIDVKHAIQTSALSSRWRYIWTSMPCIDFSSEGFYMLSNFSKFVTHLLPSRNNQIDVSSVKLTFHGNDSHAHGNDIQVPVKKLLDYAFSHNVQQLNISCLRVKKIEFPCSLFSSQSLKHLTLTGYSYKHFILTPPTWELPALATLNLCCVTFYDDCSDKRVGLFSNCANLKNLTLKNVTLVGLNEFVICHPGLSSLTLEDGSEHVNVVTPQLKNLVIKYWQRIHLISAPNLSSLHYEHHYYILDISADLPHLEKVDIRILNLYVDLANYHKMVPLLQRVHSVKFLTLNSEIIEFLSSSAELISNQPSPFANLKSVKIYPFSVSEEDEPEPNGTMSTEVKNYFLDRSLGATLTMVSHEEIIAAMNVVSAHKLMRKLQVMLDQLKENSETDTTDMEQVEVENHRAHQDMKVKWQFGVRMAHIKSYWKDLNEQMENGYKTTGCICSMLHRIKGVLRKLSCKQGFLVCVWRLTHSWMI